A window of Phycodurus eques isolate BA_2022a chromosome 5, UOR_Pequ_1.1, whole genome shotgun sequence contains these coding sequences:
- the actr6 gene encoding actin-related protein 6 — protein sequence MATLVLDNGAYTAKIGYSTEEVSVLPNCQFRSKTSRMKTFTANQLDEIKDPSALFYILPFQKGYLVNWDVQRKVWDHLFGKEMFKVDFGDTSIIISEPYFNFTSIQESMNEILFEEYRFQSALRINAGSLSARRYFRTESYELCCLLVDSGFSFTHIAPYCRGSRMKDAVRRISVGGKLLTNHLKEIISYRQLHVMDETHVINQVKEDVCFVSQDFYRDMSVAQLKGADNTVMRDYVLPDFSTIKKGFCKPADQVVLSGKYKTGEQILRLANERFAVPEMLFHPSDIGLREMGVPEAIVDSVQSLSRDMQPHMYGNIILTGGNVLFPGFRERLQAELRSLVPARIPVKVTLAHNPITYAWEGGKLLANDPDYEEMVVTRDDYEENGHFICEEKFDI from the exons ATGGCCACTTTAGTGTTGGACAATGGAGCCTACACGGCAAAAATCGGATATAGTACGGAGGAAGTCAG CGTCCTTCCCAACTGTCAGTTTCGCTCCAAGACCTCCCGGATGAAAACGTTCACCGCCAACCAGCTGGATGAGATCAAAGACCCCTCGGCACTCTTCTACATCTTGCCCTTCCAGAAG GGTTACCTGGTCAACTGGGACGTCCAGAggaaagtttgggatcatttgttTGGAAAAGAAATGTTCAAG GTGGACTTTGGGGACACCAGCATCATCATCAGCGAGCCTTACTTCAACTTCACGTCCATCCAGGAGTCCATGAACGAGATCCTGTTTGAGGAGTACCGCTTCCAGTCGGCCCTCAGGATCAACG CGGGTTCGCTGAGCGCTCGCCGATATTTCCGCACGGAATCTTATGAGCTGTGCTGCCTCCTGGTGGACAGCGGCTTCTCCTTCACGCACATCGCCCCTTACTGCCGCGGCAGCAGAATGAAGGACGCCGTCCGCAG GATCAGCGTGGGAGGGAAGCTGCTGACCAACCACCTGAAAGAGATCATCTCCTATCG GCAGCTGCACGTGATGGACGAAACCCACGTGATCAACCAGGTGAAGGAGGACGTGTGCTTCGTGTCTCAGGACTTCTACAGAGACATGAGCGTCGCACA GCTGAAGGGCGCCGACAACACGGTGATGAGGGACTACGTGCTTCCGGATTTCAGCACCATCAAAAAAGGCTTCTGCAAG CCGGCCGACCAGGTGGTGCTGAGCGGGAAGTACAAGACGGGAGAGCAGATCCTCAGGTTGGCCAACGAGCGCTTCGCTGTTCCCGAGATGCTCTTCCACCCTTCTGACATCGGCCTCCGGGAGATGGGCGTCCCCGAGGCCATCGTGGACTCTGTTCAGTCCCTGTCGCGAG ACATGCAGCCTCACATGTACGGCAACATCATCCTGACCGGAGGCAACGTTTTGTTTCCCGGCTTCCGAGAGCGACTGCAAGCTGAACTTCGCTCGCTGGTGCCCGCGCGCATTCCCGTCAAGGTCACGCTGGCCCACAA TCCCATCACGTACGCGTGGGAAGGCGGCAAGCTGCTGGCAAACGATCCGGACTACGAGGAGATGGTGGTCACGCGGGACGACTACGAggaaaacggacattttatttgTGAAGAAAAGTTTGATATTTGA
- the LOC133402528 gene encoding uncharacterized protein LOC133402528 isoform X2, translating to MESCSPNPLAHFTDNSYKMSEDDVRRLIEFRASNELLFTGKRNSAKMAWSTILRALDLQGKLTAEQIAKKWDNLRSKYKDLKQPYQSAGQEQLEGVAESWPWFRMMDDAMHGRLYNSHMVLGAPNDNNDDILEFLIKTELEDSGAAADGAAAPAEGPPVGWRRTGECSYKMSEAETERLIKVRAANEAIFTGRKHSAKLAWRAVLHELGLQGKLSTEQLAKKWDNLKRRYKELKFPPHGAESNPSSWPWFYLMNDAAEGRLAGAAPALAPVADEDDEDDDCEMLTPAPRKRARRSRAGMADFLTESEMDLLVRAEGKNASSAPGDLRRMSEFSYKLTEDDIRKLVELRAANEALFTGRRNSAKPAWRGIVEEMGLTGKITPDQVAKKWDNLKTKFKDLKFPPRGVEPQGGAASWPWFRLMNDALEGRLAGNAARAAPMWIGEEDAVVSGWPPSVDGRGAEPGICGAEPGAFGAEPEVCGAGDGRGAADLCESEGNVTYIDASGEECSAPTELSYKMSEQDTRRLITLRAANEVLFTGKRNAAKAAWKAIIRQLDLQGKVSTYQVAKKWDNLKRRFKDLKYPPAGMENTTESAASWPWFRLMNDAMEGRLVCGPHLLTPVALEPAPGRRPPSPPASDSGLESPAGGGEPNRFELERERQMLERERAAVRAERTRLERERVALEADRALLEQEKAALGRERDLLHRAGVAVAADPHSGRNGAVS from the exons ATGGAGTCGTGCAGCCCCAACCCGCTGGCCCACTTCACGGACAACTCGTACAAAA TGAGCGAGGATGACGTCAGGAGGCTCATCGAGTTCAGAGCCTCCAACGAGCTTCTCTTCACCGGAAAGAGGAACTCCGCCAAGATGGCCTggag CACCATCCTGAGGGCTTTGGACCTGCAGGGGAAGCTGACAGCCGAGCAGATCGCCAAGAAGTGGGACAATCTGCGCTCCAAATACAAG GACCTGAAGCAGCCCTACCAATCAGCAGGTCAGGAGCAGCTGGAGGGCGTGGCCGAGTCGTGGCCGTGGTTCCGGATGATGGACGACGCCATGCACGGTCGCCTGTACAACAGTCACATGGTGCTCGGCGCGCCAAACGACAACAACGACGACATCCTGGAGTTCCTCATCAAGACCGAGTTGGAGGACTCGGGCGCCGCCGCCGACGGCGCCGCCGCGCCCGCCGAGGGCCCGCCCGTGGGCTGGAGGAGGACGGGCGAGTGTTCCTACAAAA TGTCCGAAGCGGAGACGGAGCGCCTCATCAAGGTTCGCGCCGCCAACGAGGCCATCTTCACTGGCAGGAAACACTCGGCCAAGCTGGCGTGGAG GGCCGTGCTTCACGAGCTGGGTCTGCAGGGCAAGCTGAGCACCGAGCAGCTGGCCAAGAAGTGGGACAACCTGAAGAGGAGGTACAAG GAGCTGAAGTTTCCCCCGCACGGCGCGGAGTCCAACCCGAGCTCCTGGCCGTGGTTCTACCTCATGAACGACGCCGCGGAAGGCCGCCTGGCCGGCGCCGCGCCCGCCCTCGCGCCCGTCGCCGACGAGGATGACGAGGACGACGACTGCGAGATGCTGACCCCCGCGCCTAGGAAGCGAGCCCGCAGGAGTCGGGCGGGCATGGCTGACTTCCTCACCGAGTCGGAGATGGACCTGCTGGTCCGCGCCGAGGGCAAAAACGCTTCCTCGGCGCCGGGAGACCTCCGGCGGATGTCTGAGTTCAGCTACAAAC TGACGGAAGACGACATCCGAAAACTGGTGGAGCTGCGAGCGGCCAACGAGGCGCTCTTCACGGGACGGAGGAACAGCGCCAAGCCCGCCTGGAG GGGCATCGTGGAGGAGATGGGCCTGACGGGAAAGATCACGCCGGACCAGGTGGCCAAGAAGTGGGACAACCTGAAGACCAAGTTCAAG GACCTGAAGTTCCCCCCGCGGGGCGTGGAGCCTCAGGGTGGGGCGGCCTCCTGGCCGTGGTTCCGGCTGATGAACGACGCCCTGGAGGGCCGCCTGGCGGGCAACGCCGCCCGGGCGGCGCCAATGTGGATCGGCGAGGAGGACGCCGTCGTCTCGGGCTGGCCCCCCTCCGTCGACGGCCGGGGGGCGGAGCCGGGCATCTGCGGGGCGGAGCCGGGCGCCTTCGGGGCGGAGCCGGAAGTCTGCGGGGCGGGCGACGGCCGAGGTGCTGCGGACCTCTGCGAGTCGGAGGGCAACGTCACCTACATCGACGCCAGCGGCGAAGAATGCTCCGCCCCTACGGAGCTCTCCTACAAAA TGAGCGAGCAGGACACTCGGCGCTTGATCACGCTCAGAGCCGCCAACGAGGTTTTGTTCACCGGAAAGAGAAACGCCGCCAAGGCTGCTTGGAA ggCCATCATCCGGCAGCTGGATCTCCAGGGGAAAGTGTCCACCTACCAGGTGGCCAAGAAGTGGGACAATCTCAAACGCAGGTTCAAG gacctgaagtacCCCCCCGCGGGCATGGAGAACACGACGGAGAGCGCCGCCTCCTGGCCTTGGTTCCGCTTGATGAATGACGCCATGGAGGGTCGCCTGGTGTGCGGCCCCCACCTCCTGACGCCCGTCGCCCTCGAGCCCGCCCCCGGGCGCCGCCCCCCTTCGCCGCCCGCCTCCGACTCTGGACTCGAGTCGCCGGCGGGCGGCGGCGAGCCGAACCGCTTTGAGCTGGAGCGTGAGCGCCAGATGCTGGAGCGAGAGCGCGCGGCGGTGCGGGCTGAGAGAACGCGCCTGGAGAGGGAGCGGGTGGCGCTGGAGGCGGACCGCGCCCTGCTGGAGCAGGAGAAGGCGGCGCTCGGCCGAGAGAGGGACCTTCTGCACCGGGCGGGCGTCGCGGTCGCCGCCGACCCCCATTCGGGACGCAACGGCGCCGTCTCGTAG
- the LOC133402528 gene encoding uncharacterized protein LOC133402528 isoform X1, translated as MESCSPNPLAHFTDNSYKMSEDDVRRLIEFRASNELLFTGKRNSAKMAWSTILRALDLQGKLTAEQIAKKWDNLRSKYKDLKQPYQSAGQEQLEGVAESWPWFRMMDDAMHGRLYNSHMVLGAPNDNNDDILEFLIKTELEDSGAAADGAAAPAEGPPVGWRRTGECSYKMSEAETERLIKVRAANEAIFTGRKHSAKLAWRAVLHELGLQGKLSTEQLAKKWDNLKRRYKELKFPPHGAESNPSSWPWFYLMNDAAEGRLAGAAPALAPVADEDDEDDDCEMLTPAPRKRARRSRAGMADFLTESEMDLLVRAEGKNASSAPGDLRRMSEFSYKLTEDDIRKLVELRAANEALFTGRRNSAKPAWRGIVEEMGLTGKITPDQVAKKWDNLKTKFKLFDPPSLMKCPTWRVVQDLKFPPRGVEPQGGAASWPWFRLMNDALEGRLAGNAARAAPMWIGEEDAVVSGWPPSVDGRGAEPGICGAEPGAFGAEPEVCGAGDGRGAADLCESEGNVTYIDASGEECSAPTELSYKMSEQDTRRLITLRAANEVLFTGKRNAAKAAWKAIIRQLDLQGKVSTYQVAKKWDNLKRRFKDLKYPPAGMENTTESAASWPWFRLMNDAMEGRLVCGPHLLTPVALEPAPGRRPPSPPASDSGLESPAGGGEPNRFELERERQMLERERAAVRAERTRLERERVALEADRALLEQEKAALGRERDLLHRAGVAVAADPHSGRNGAVS; from the exons ATGGAGTCGTGCAGCCCCAACCCGCTGGCCCACTTCACGGACAACTCGTACAAAA TGAGCGAGGATGACGTCAGGAGGCTCATCGAGTTCAGAGCCTCCAACGAGCTTCTCTTCACCGGAAAGAGGAACTCCGCCAAGATGGCCTggag CACCATCCTGAGGGCTTTGGACCTGCAGGGGAAGCTGACAGCCGAGCAGATCGCCAAGAAGTGGGACAATCTGCGCTCCAAATACAAG GACCTGAAGCAGCCCTACCAATCAGCAGGTCAGGAGCAGCTGGAGGGCGTGGCCGAGTCGTGGCCGTGGTTCCGGATGATGGACGACGCCATGCACGGTCGCCTGTACAACAGTCACATGGTGCTCGGCGCGCCAAACGACAACAACGACGACATCCTGGAGTTCCTCATCAAGACCGAGTTGGAGGACTCGGGCGCCGCCGCCGACGGCGCCGCCGCGCCCGCCGAGGGCCCGCCCGTGGGCTGGAGGAGGACGGGCGAGTGTTCCTACAAAA TGTCCGAAGCGGAGACGGAGCGCCTCATCAAGGTTCGCGCCGCCAACGAGGCCATCTTCACTGGCAGGAAACACTCGGCCAAGCTGGCGTGGAG GGCCGTGCTTCACGAGCTGGGTCTGCAGGGCAAGCTGAGCACCGAGCAGCTGGCCAAGAAGTGGGACAACCTGAAGAGGAGGTACAAG GAGCTGAAGTTTCCCCCGCACGGCGCGGAGTCCAACCCGAGCTCCTGGCCGTGGTTCTACCTCATGAACGACGCCGCGGAAGGCCGCCTGGCCGGCGCCGCGCCCGCCCTCGCGCCCGTCGCCGACGAGGATGACGAGGACGACGACTGCGAGATGCTGACCCCCGCGCCTAGGAAGCGAGCCCGCAGGAGTCGGGCGGGCATGGCTGACTTCCTCACCGAGTCGGAGATGGACCTGCTGGTCCGCGCCGAGGGCAAAAACGCTTCCTCGGCGCCGGGAGACCTCCGGCGGATGTCTGAGTTCAGCTACAAAC TGACGGAAGACGACATCCGAAAACTGGTGGAGCTGCGAGCGGCCAACGAGGCGCTCTTCACGGGACGGAGGAACAGCGCCAAGCCCGCCTGGAG GGGCATCGTGGAGGAGATGGGCCTGACGGGAAAGATCACGCCGGACCAGGTGGCCAAGAAGTGGGACAACCTGAAGACCAAGTTCAAG CTGTTTGATCCGCcgtccctaatgaagtgtcccacGTGGCGTGTGGTTCAGGACCTGAAGTTCCCCCCGCGGGGCGTGGAGCCTCAGGGTGGGGCGGCCTCCTGGCCGTGGTTCCGGCTGATGAACGACGCCCTGGAGGGCCGCCTGGCGGGCAACGCCGCCCGGGCGGCGCCAATGTGGATCGGCGAGGAGGACGCCGTCGTCTCGGGCTGGCCCCCCTCCGTCGACGGCCGGGGGGCGGAGCCGGGCATCTGCGGGGCGGAGCCGGGCGCCTTCGGGGCGGAGCCGGAAGTCTGCGGGGCGGGCGACGGCCGAGGTGCTGCGGACCTCTGCGAGTCGGAGGGCAACGTCACCTACATCGACGCCAGCGGCGAAGAATGCTCCGCCCCTACGGAGCTCTCCTACAAAA TGAGCGAGCAGGACACTCGGCGCTTGATCACGCTCAGAGCCGCCAACGAGGTTTTGTTCACCGGAAAGAGAAACGCCGCCAAGGCTGCTTGGAA ggCCATCATCCGGCAGCTGGATCTCCAGGGGAAAGTGTCCACCTACCAGGTGGCCAAGAAGTGGGACAATCTCAAACGCAGGTTCAAG gacctgaagtacCCCCCCGCGGGCATGGAGAACACGACGGAGAGCGCCGCCTCCTGGCCTTGGTTCCGCTTGATGAATGACGCCATGGAGGGTCGCCTGGTGTGCGGCCCCCACCTCCTGACGCCCGTCGCCCTCGAGCCCGCCCCCGGGCGCCGCCCCCCTTCGCCGCCCGCCTCCGACTCTGGACTCGAGTCGCCGGCGGGCGGCGGCGAGCCGAACCGCTTTGAGCTGGAGCGTGAGCGCCAGATGCTGGAGCGAGAGCGCGCGGCGGTGCGGGCTGAGAGAACGCGCCTGGAGAGGGAGCGGGTGGCGCTGGAGGCGGACCGCGCCCTGCTGGAGCAGGAGAAGGCGGCGCTCGGCCGAGAGAGGGACCTTCTGCACCGGGCGGGCGTCGCGGTCGCCGCCGACCCCCATTCGGGACGCAACGGCGCCGTCTCGTAG